A genomic stretch from Kovacikia minuta CCNUW1 includes:
- a CDS encoding beta-lactamase hydrolase domain-containing protein: METVRKINDEFAIAGPMALSQWQQVAEEGFKSVLNLRSLNHLLSNEQQQVEHLGLCYVNLPVDAEVMNPEIAVRVLSQISQLPKPALVCCNNATLAAAMVFMHIAIHQGQPLQQAFQRAEALGLFKTYSQPAPLG; the protein is encoded by the coding sequence ATGGAAACTGTCAGGAAGATTAATGATGAATTCGCGATCGCCGGACCGATGGCGCTCAGCCAATGGCAACAGGTTGCCGAAGAGGGCTTTAAGTCTGTACTTAATTTGCGATCGCTGAATCATCTTCTAAGCAACGAGCAACAGCAGGTTGAACATTTAGGATTGTGCTACGTCAATTTACCTGTTGATGCTGAAGTGATGAATCCTGAGATTGCAGTCAGAGTCCTTAGTCAGATCAGCCAATTACCTAAACCTGCGCTGGTGTGTTGCAACAATGCAACGTTGGCAGCAGCAATGGTATTCATGCACATTGCCATCCACCAGGGGCAACCGTTACAGCAGGCGTTTCAACGAGCTGAGGCACTGGGATTGTTCAAAACCTATTCTCAACCCGCTCCTTTAGGCTAA
- a CDS encoding acyl-CoA desaturase, which produces MTANNVLTEPKRNVSLNWIAVIFFGSVHLLAMLAPWFFSWPALGIMLFLHWLFGSIGICLGYHRMLSHRSFQVPKWLEYVITLIGALALQGGPIFWVAGHRLHHAYTEDEVKDPYSARRGFWWSHMLWLFYPHAEFFDYEQFKRFAPDLDRDPFYRWLNRYFFLLQIPLGLLLYALGGWSFVIWGIFVRAVLLWHSTWFINSVTHMWGYRTFDTNDNSRNLWWAAIFTYGEGWHNNHHAYPNVAKAGWRWWEYDPTWWAIWILKGIGLAQKVVMPPQHATVSKR; this is translated from the coding sequence ATGACTGCAAATAACGTATTAACAGAACCCAAACGCAACGTCTCTCTCAATTGGATAGCTGTGATTTTCTTCGGCAGCGTACACCTGTTAGCAATGCTGGCACCCTGGTTTTTCTCCTGGCCTGCGCTGGGCATCATGCTATTTTTACACTGGCTGTTTGGCAGCATTGGGATCTGTCTGGGCTACCACCGAATGTTGAGCCATCGTAGTTTTCAAGTGCCAAAGTGGTTGGAATATGTGATCACCCTGATTGGTGCCTTAGCTCTACAAGGTGGACCGATCTTCTGGGTTGCCGGACATCGCCTGCATCATGCCTACACCGAAGATGAAGTGAAAGACCCCTACTCTGCTCGGCGTGGATTTTGGTGGAGCCATATGTTGTGGTTGTTCTATCCCCATGCAGAATTCTTTGACTATGAGCAATTCAAGCGATTTGCCCCTGACCTCGATCGCGATCCATTCTATCGCTGGCTCAATCGCTACTTTTTTCTGCTGCAAATTCCGCTGGGTTTACTCCTATATGCATTAGGAGGATGGTCGTTTGTCATCTGGGGTATCTTCGTCAGAGCAGTTTTACTCTGGCATAGCACCTGGTTTATCAACTCGGTTACTCACATGTGGGGTTACCGCACCTTTGATACCAACGATAACTCTCGCAATCTCTGGTGGGCAGCTATCTTTACCTATGGCGAAGGCTGGCATAACAATCATCACGCCTATCCCAACGTGGCAAAGGCAGGTTGGCGCTGGTGGGAATACGATCCGACCTGGTGGGCAATCTGGATACTCAAGGGCATCGGGTTAGCTCAGAAAGTGGTGATGCCACCGCAACACGCTACTGTCAGCAAACGCTAA
- the pflA gene encoding pyruvate formate-lyase-activating protein translates to MQVPTVQIPQPTGVRGYIHSIETCGTVDGPGIRFVIFTAGCPLRCFYCSNPDCRYLENGKQVTVDELMEEIQKYTAYMNASGGGVTVSGGEALYQPHFVAEIFRRCKALGIHTALDTSGYCDLQVAKPVIEQADLVLLDIKSFDPEIYTKVTSVSLEPTLAIANYLNTIHKPTWIRFVLVPGLTDATHNIEGLADFVATLKNVEKVEVLPFHKMGEYKWEQLGYDYQLKETQPPTPEQVQTAHAIFRSRGITVV, encoded by the coding sequence ATGCAAGTCCCAACAGTTCAAATTCCACAACCTACAGGCGTTCGAGGGTACATTCATTCCATTGAAACCTGTGGCACGGTAGATGGTCCCGGAATCCGGTTTGTTATCTTCACCGCAGGCTGCCCCCTGCGGTGTTTTTATTGTTCCAACCCGGATTGCCGCTATCTGGAGAACGGTAAGCAAGTCACTGTGGATGAACTCATGGAAGAGATTCAGAAATATACCGCTTACATGAACGCTTCGGGGGGTGGCGTGACGGTTAGCGGAGGTGAGGCACTATATCAACCGCACTTTGTCGCAGAAATCTTTAGACGCTGCAAAGCACTGGGTATTCATACCGCACTGGATACGTCTGGATATTGCGACTTGCAGGTGGCAAAACCCGTGATTGAGCAAGCCGATCTGGTGTTGCTGGACATCAAATCCTTTGATCCTGAAATTTATACGAAAGTCACCAGTGTTTCGCTGGAGCCGACCTTAGCGATCGCCAACTACCTCAACACCATCCACAAACCAACCTGGATTCGGTTTGTTCTAGTCCCTGGTCTAACCGATGCAACCCACAACATTGAAGGACTGGCAGATTTTGTGGCAACGCTGAAAAACGTTGAAAAAGTAGAAGTTTTGCCCTTTCACAAGATGGGCGAATACAAGTGGGAGCAACTGGGCTATGACTATCAGCTTAAAGAGACGCAACCTCCCACACCTGAACAAGTGCAGACCGCACACGCAATTTTCCGCAGTCGAGGTATCACCGTTGTCTGA
- the pflB gene encoding formate C-acetyltransferase: MNRFDQWQGFHTGSWLDEIDVRSFIQANYTPYEGNESFLTEATNRTQTLWSRVKELMAQEREKGILDADTAIVSTITAHNPGYIDRELEQIVGLQTDKPLKRAIMPFGGIRVVKASLEAYGYKLDSTTEEIFTHYRKTHNDGVFDAYTREMRLARHSGIITGLPDAYGRGRIIGDYRRVALYGVDRLIDDKKTQLQSLDLDAVDEYTIQLREEISEQIKALFELKKMAASYGFELGRPAANAKEAVQWLYFAYLAAVKEQNGAAMSLGRVSTFLDIYFERDLEHGAVTESELQELVDHFVMKLRMVRFLRTPDYNELFSGDPTWVTECIGGMGDDGRALVTRTSFRMLHTLFNLGPAPEPNLTVLWSTQLPLAFKRYCAKVSTETSSIQYENDDLMRPYWGDDYAIACCVSAMRIGKQMQFFGARANLAKCLLYAINGGKDEKSGEQIAPAYAPITSDRLDYDEVMQRFDRMMDWLAKAYINTLNVIHFMHDKYCYERLEMALHDRDVFRTMACGIAGLSVVADSLSAIKYANVKVIRDEQGLAVDYQIEGDFPKYGNNDDRVDQIAVDLVKSFMGKLKQHKTYRHALATQSVLTITSNVVYGKKTGNTPDGRKAGEPFAPGANPMHGRDSKGAIASLASVAKLPYAYAQDGISNTFSIVPGALGKTEGDRLTNLVGMLDGYFHDGGHHINVNVLNREMLLDAMDHPELYPQLTIRVSGYAVNFIKLTRAQQLDVIKRTFHDRF, encoded by the coding sequence ATGAACAGGTTTGATCAATGGCAAGGATTTCACACGGGCAGTTGGTTGGATGAGATTGATGTGCGTAGCTTCATTCAAGCCAACTACACGCCCTATGAGGGAAATGAATCATTCCTAACAGAAGCAACAAACCGGACGCAAACCCTCTGGAGTCGCGTCAAAGAGTTGATGGCGCAAGAGCGAGAAAAAGGAATTTTGGATGCCGATACGGCGATCGTCTCCACGATTACAGCTCACAACCCCGGTTACATCGATCGAGAGCTAGAGCAGATTGTGGGCTTGCAAACAGACAAACCGCTGAAACGAGCCATTATGCCCTTCGGCGGCATTCGCGTCGTCAAAGCCTCGCTGGAAGCCTATGGTTACAAACTGGATTCCACAACTGAGGAAATCTTCACTCACTATCGTAAAACCCACAACGATGGTGTATTTGATGCCTATACCCGTGAAATGCGATTAGCACGGCACTCAGGCATTATTACAGGATTGCCCGATGCTTACGGTAGAGGACGGATTATTGGGGATTACCGTCGCGTTGCGCTGTATGGGGTCGATCGCCTGATTGATGATAAGAAAACTCAACTGCAATCCCTGGACCTGGATGCGGTGGATGAATATACCATCCAACTGCGAGAAGAAATCAGCGAACAAATTAAAGCCCTGTTTGAACTCAAAAAAATGGCAGCCAGCTACGGTTTTGAGCTGGGTCGTCCCGCTGCCAATGCTAAGGAAGCGGTGCAGTGGCTTTATTTCGCGTACCTGGCAGCCGTGAAAGAGCAGAATGGGGCTGCGATGTCGCTGGGACGAGTTTCAACCTTCCTGGACATTTATTTTGAACGAGATTTGGAGCACGGCGCAGTTACCGAATCGGAGCTTCAAGAACTGGTCGATCACTTCGTCATGAAGCTGCGAATGGTGCGTTTCTTACGAACACCTGACTACAATGAGCTATTCTCTGGTGATCCCACCTGGGTAACGGAGTGTATTGGCGGCATGGGTGATGATGGGCGCGCATTAGTGACCAGGACCAGCTTCCGAATGCTCCACACGCTGTTCAACCTGGGACCTGCCCCTGAACCAAACTTGACGGTACTATGGTCAACCCAATTACCCCTTGCCTTCAAGCGTTACTGTGCGAAAGTCTCCACAGAAACCAGTTCAATTCAGTATGAAAACGATGATTTAATGCGTCCCTATTGGGGGGATGATTACGCGATCGCCTGCTGTGTCTCTGCGATGCGAATCGGTAAACAAATGCAGTTTTTTGGCGCACGAGCAAACCTGGCGAAATGTTTGCTGTATGCAATTAACGGTGGCAAGGATGAAAAATCTGGCGAACAAATTGCTCCGGCTTACGCGCCAATTACCTCAGATCGGCTGGATTATGACGAGGTAATGCAGAGATTCGATCGCATGATGGATTGGCTCGCTAAAGCCTACATCAACACACTCAATGTCATCCACTTCATGCACGACAAATACTGCTATGAACGATTGGAGATGGCATTGCACGATCGGGATGTGTTCCGCACCATGGCGTGCGGCATTGCGGGCTTATCTGTCGTTGCAGATTCTCTCTCTGCAATCAAATATGCCAACGTTAAAGTCATTCGAGATGAACAGGGTTTAGCGGTTGATTATCAGATTGAAGGAGATTTTCCCAAGTACGGCAACAATGACGATCGCGTCGATCAAATTGCGGTTGATCTGGTGAAGAGCTTCATGGGCAAATTAAAGCAGCACAAAACCTATCGTCATGCCCTTGCGACTCAATCTGTACTCACCATCACATCCAACGTTGTTTATGGCAAGAAGACAGGTAACACACCGGATGGTCGGAAAGCTGGAGAACCGTTTGCACCGGGCGCAAACCCGATGCATGGACGAGATAGTAAGGGGGCGATCGCCTCTCTCGCTTCGGTTGCTAAACTCCCCTACGCTTACGCGCAAGATGGCATCTCGAACACGTTTTCGATTGTACCGGGAGCGTTAGGAAAGACGGAGGGCGATCGCCTCACCAACCTCGTCGGTATGTTAGACGGCTACTTCCACGATGGTGGTCATCACATCAACGTCAATGTCTTGAATCGAGAGATGTTACTGGATGCAATGGATCATCCGGAACTCTATCCCCAACTCACGATTCGAGTCTCTGGTTACGCGGTGAATTTCATCAAGTTAACGAGAGCACAACAGTTGGATGTGATTAAGCGAACGTTCCACGATCGCTTCTAA
- a CDS encoding hybrid sensor histidine kinase/response regulator, with amino-acid sequence MTNDADASASTSVRVLVVEDEWVVAIDVRDCMEELGYSIVAIATSGEEAITKARELRPDVVLMDIRLEGEMDGIQAAQQIWNELQIPIIYATGYSDKATVDRATETEPFGYVLKPIKESDLYIAMTLALQQQARTIQLREDQKWMATILKAIGDGVIVTNTQSQVKYLNLVAESLTGWQLQEALNRPLSQVLPLCDETQVAIENPVTAALQTGEITYLVNPALLTRRDGSQILIADSAAPIRDDTGAVTGAVMVFRDVTSQQSLQGQSFSILRAQLLEQEMQELQRLAQLKDDFLTTASHELRSPLANIKMAIHLLEINLNRRRLSPPESETDSQSQRIEQYLSILREECDQELNLVNNLLDLQRLEAEETPIELTTIEVGEWLAQITQAYQERTQERQQRLDVFLPATLPILVSDVSILTRIVTELLTNACKYTPPGGVITVSAESVGEQLRLVIRNSGVEISAEELPRVFDKFYRIPVSDRWSQGGTGLGLTLVKQQITYLGGSIHAESSVNEVRFVIELPFARNQ; translated from the coding sequence ATGACGAATGATGCGGATGCATCTGCTTCAACATCGGTGCGGGTGCTGGTTGTTGAGGACGAGTGGGTCGTCGCGATCGATGTGAGAGACTGCATGGAAGAATTGGGCTACTCGATTGTAGCGATCGCCACATCTGGAGAGGAAGCCATTACCAAAGCCAGAGAACTCCGTCCAGATGTGGTCCTGATGGACATTCGTCTCGAAGGAGAGATGGATGGTATTCAAGCGGCGCAGCAGATCTGGAATGAGCTGCAAATTCCGATTATCTACGCGACGGGCTATTCTGACAAAGCCACAGTCGATCGAGCCACCGAAACAGAACCCTTTGGCTATGTGCTGAAGCCTATTAAAGAATCTGATCTCTATATTGCAATGACCCTGGCGCTGCAACAGCAGGCAAGAACTATTCAACTCAGAGAAGATCAGAAATGGATGGCAACAATTCTGAAGGCGATCGGTGATGGCGTGATTGTCACCAATACCCAAAGCCAGGTGAAATACCTGAACCTGGTGGCCGAATCGCTCACAGGTTGGCAACTTCAGGAGGCGCTGAATCGTCCGCTGTCTCAGGTGCTCCCCCTATGCGATGAGACGCAAGTTGCGATCGAGAATCCAGTTACAGCAGCACTCCAGACTGGCGAAATCACCTACTTAGTCAACCCTGCTTTATTAACGAGAAGAGATGGTAGTCAGATTTTAATTGCAGACAGCGCAGCTCCGATCAGAGATGATACAGGGGCTGTGACTGGGGCTGTTATGGTTTTTCGGGATGTGACCAGCCAACAGTCGCTGCAAGGACAGTCCTTTTCCATCCTGCGCGCCCAACTATTAGAACAGGAAATGCAAGAGCTTCAGCGACTTGCTCAGCTTAAAGATGATTTTTTAACCACCGCTTCCCATGAGTTGCGCTCGCCATTAGCCAACATCAAAATGGCGATTCACCTATTGGAGATCAACTTAAACCGACGCCGGTTATCGCCGCCCGAGTCAGAAACCGATTCTCAATCTCAACGCATCGAGCAATACCTGAGTATCTTGCGCGAAGAATGTGATCAGGAACTCAATTTAGTCAATAACCTGTTAGATCTGCAACGTTTGGAAGCCGAGGAGACCCCAATTGAATTAACCACGATCGAGGTCGGGGAATGGCTTGCCCAAATTACCCAGGCGTATCAAGAACGCACCCAGGAACGGCAACAACGGCTGGATGTGTTTCTCCCTGCTACCCTGCCAATCCTCGTTTCCGATGTTTCAATATTGACGCGCATCGTCACAGAGTTGCTGACCAATGCCTGCAAATACACCCCTCCCGGAGGAGTGATTACCGTCAGTGCTGAATCGGTGGGAGAACAACTGAGACTGGTGATTCGCAATTCGGGTGTCGAAATCTCAGCGGAGGAGTTGCCTCGAGTCTTTGACAAGTTCTACCGAATTCCGGTTAGCGATCGCTGGAGCCAGGGTGGAACCGGGCTGGGGTTGACACTTGTTAAGCAACAAATCACGTATTTAGGCGGTTCAATCCACGCTGAAAGTAGCGTAAATGAAGTTCGGTTTGTGATTGAGTTACCCTTTGCTCGTAACCAATAA
- a CDS encoding PAS domain S-box protein, which translates to MFDLITPLFSSGSFIPHGHCFLWKPLLVGLHVVSDSVIALAYYSIPITLFRFVQKRKDLPFDWMFALFAAFITACGTSHLMSVWTLWHPTYWLSGGIKAITAIVSLSTAIALFPLMPKALAIPSRAELEAANWSLQQEIAERKQIEAELLHNRELREAIFHESADALFLVDPETLLILDCNRQAVTMFQATNKRELIGIAGHTLQRYQFSADELDAIEAEMQSKGVWSREIEYVTRQGNFFWGSIAAKPITVAGRTINLVQVKDITERKRIALEREQAEQALKLSEARYRAIVEDQTELIVRFLPDSTMLFANDAYFSYFGLRPEEIIGKSYAPVIFEEDQETVARLVQSMSAENPTSTIENRVLVKGEVRWTQWVNRMLLDEQGQFVEFQSVGRDITALKHIEAALRESNRRFATLAEAAPVAIFRYDAEGNCRYVNDRWCEMTGQSSEAGMGGEWLQTLHPDDHDRTIDAWSRWVKSHQPGELFQNEARILRPDGSTLWFYCQVTPETNANGELIGYIGTLTNIHDRKQAEAQLQASLREKEVLLKEIHHRVKNNLQIVYSLLRLQRRKLKDQVAANALLESQNRIEAIALIHEKLYQSEDLSCINLAEYIPSLITNLLSTYNVNRIQIDLRIEIEPALVNMDKAIRCGLIINELLSNSLKYAFPASRQCNPCICINFKEIEKSTFSLIVGDNGIGIPCHINLLCLETLGLQLVQGFVQQLKGTLQVNCQSGTEFYILFPGEDG; encoded by the coding sequence ATGTTTGACCTGATTACCCCTCTCTTTAGTTCGGGTTCATTTATTCCTCATGGGCACTGCTTTCTGTGGAAACCTTTACTGGTAGGTTTGCATGTCGTCTCGGACTCGGTGATTGCCCTCGCCTACTATTCCATTCCCATTACCCTGTTTCGTTTTGTTCAGAAGCGTAAGGATTTACCCTTCGACTGGATGTTCGCTCTATTTGCCGCATTTATTACCGCCTGTGGTACCTCTCATTTGATGTCAGTCTGGACGCTCTGGCATCCGACTTACTGGTTATCGGGTGGAATTAAAGCCATTACCGCGATCGTCTCATTAAGCACTGCGATCGCCCTGTTTCCCCTGATGCCAAAAGCGCTTGCCATTCCCAGTCGGGCAGAACTGGAAGCCGCAAATTGGTCACTGCAACAAGAAATTGCCGAACGTAAGCAGATCGAAGCAGAACTGCTTCACAATCGAGAATTGCGAGAGGCAATCTTTCATGAATCGGCAGATGCCCTGTTTCTGGTTGATCCGGAAACCTTACTGATACTGGATTGCAATCGTCAGGCGGTAACGATGTTCCAGGCAACCAACAAAAGAGAACTCATTGGTATTGCAGGGCACACCTTACAACGCTACCAATTTTCTGCGGATGAGTTAGACGCGATCGAGGCAGAAATGCAATCAAAGGGAGTGTGGAGTCGAGAGATTGAGTATGTGACTCGTCAGGGCAACTTTTTTTGGGGCAGTATTGCCGCCAAGCCGATTACAGTGGCAGGACGAACGATTAACCTGGTACAGGTAAAAGATATTACGGAGCGCAAGCGCATTGCACTTGAACGTGAGCAAGCAGAGCAAGCCTTAAAACTAAGTGAAGCTCGCTATCGAGCCATTGTGGAAGATCAAACAGAACTCATTGTCCGGTTTTTGCCGGATAGTACGATGCTCTTTGCCAACGATGCGTACTTTAGTTACTTTGGGCTACGCCCTGAGGAGATTATCGGCAAGAGTTATGCCCCCGTAATTTTTGAAGAAGACCAGGAAACAGTTGCTCGATTGGTGCAATCCATGAGTGCCGAAAACCCTACATCAACGATTGAGAACCGAGTTTTGGTCAAGGGTGAGGTGCGCTGGACTCAGTGGGTTAACCGCATGTTGTTGGATGAACAGGGGCAGTTTGTCGAGTTCCAATCGGTTGGGCGAGACATCACTGCACTCAAACACATTGAGGCTGCCCTGCGCGAGAGCAACCGCCGCTTTGCGACATTAGCAGAAGCGGCTCCAGTGGCAATCTTTCGGTATGACGCAGAGGGCAATTGTCGCTATGTAAACGATCGCTGGTGTGAGATGACGGGTCAATCTTCCGAGGCGGGAATGGGAGGCGAGTGGCTCCAGACGCTTCATCCCGACGATCACGATCGCACGATCGATGCCTGGTCGCGCTGGGTCAAATCTCATCAACCGGGGGAACTCTTTCAGAACGAAGCCAGAATTCTGCGCCCAGACGGCAGCACCCTCTGGTTTTACTGCCAGGTTACCCCTGAAACGAACGCCAACGGCGAGTTGATTGGGTATATCGGCACCCTGACCAATATTCACGATCGCAAACAGGCAGAAGCGCAACTTCAAGCATCCCTGCGAGAGAAAGAGGTACTGCTCAAGGAGATCCATCATCGCGTCAAAAATAACCTGCAAATTGTCTACAGTCTGCTGCGCCTGCAACGCCGTAAGCTCAAAGACCAGGTAGCAGCGAATGCGTTGCTAGAAAGCCAGAACCGCATCGAAGCGATCGCCCTGATTCACGAAAAACTCTATCAATCTGAAGACCTTTCTTGCATTAATCTAGCCGAATATATCCCTAGTTTAATCACCAACCTATTGAGCACGTATAACGTTAATCGCATCCAGATTGATTTAAGAATTGAAATTGAACCCGCTTTGGTGAATATGGATAAGGCAATTCGCTGCGGATTAATCATCAACGAATTGTTAAGTAATTCATTAAAGTATGCATTTCCTGCATCAAGACAATGTAATCCATGTATTTGTATTAACTTTAAAGAAATAGAAAAATCTACTTTTTCGTTAATTGTGGGAGATAATGGAATTGGCATTCCTTGTCACATCAATCTGTTATGTCTTGAGACGTTAGGACTACAGCTCGTTCAAGGGTTTGTGCAGCAGTTAAAAGGAACGCTGCAAGTAAATTGTCAGAGTGGCACAGAGTTTTACATACTGTTTCCAGGAGAAGATGGATGA
- the hetL gene encoding heterocyst differentiation pentapeptide repeat protein HetL, which produces MAKSTSFQTRPHLTTIDITVAELLKRYVAGERSFARVNLREVDLHHADLHGVNLNQADLRQARLGRTDFSQGSFRGTDLSEAILWGADLSEADLYQAILREADLSGAKLSYASLMRSNLSKAILGGANLVHARLANANLFEADLRPTSDQVTDLGHAILSNADLCYANLSGAILYRANLDGAKLCRAHLNRTLQQGMKPTDLSEASLQGTDLSYANLTGASLRQANLSNADLTGAVLTNTDLTGAIMPDGSIYKA; this is translated from the coding sequence ATGGCTAAGTCAACTTCTTTTCAAACAAGACCTCACTTAACAACGATCGATATAACCGTTGCAGAATTATTGAAGCGATATGTAGCAGGAGAGCGATCGTTTGCAAGAGTGAACCTGCGAGAGGTTGATTTGCATCATGCTGATCTGCATGGTGTGAATCTCAATCAGGCAGATTTGCGGCAAGCCCGACTGGGTAGGACGGACTTCAGCCAGGGCAGCTTCCGGGGAACAGACTTGAGCGAAGCAATCCTATGGGGAGCAGATTTAAGTGAAGCGGATTTGTACCAAGCCATTCTGCGAGAGGCGGATTTGAGTGGTGCGAAGTTGAGTTATGCGAGTTTGATGCGATCGAACTTGAGTAAGGCAATCTTAGGCGGTGCAAACTTAGTTCATGCCAGATTAGCCAATGCCAATTTGTTTGAAGCAGACTTGCGCCCTACGTCAGATCAAGTAACAGATTTGGGTCATGCAATTTTGAGTAATGCAGACCTGTGCTACGCCAATTTAAGTGGAGCCATTTTATATCGAGCCAATCTGGATGGTGCGAAGCTCTGTCGTGCTCACTTAAATCGGACATTACAGCAGGGAATGAAGCCAACGGATTTGAGCGAAGCCAGCCTGCAAGGAACTGATTTGAGCTATGCCAACCTCACAGGAGCAAGTCTACGTCAGGCAAATTTGAGCAATGCGGATTTAACAGGCGCTGTGTTGACCAATACCGATTTAACGGGAGCTATCATGCCAGACGGTTCAATTTATAAAGCTTGA
- a CDS encoding Crp/Fnr family transcriptional regulator has product MTNATVEQLATVALFAQLQPEQLANLQPHSVIRSYQTGERIVEAGDHLPARLYALLDGLLRVSKIATTGKETIFRTLTPGDIFAAPALFGKYCLKTCRIVSRRSRIWGWINPFQKNCTADTHPSS; this is encoded by the coding sequence ATGACAAACGCAACGGTAGAACAACTGGCAACTGTCGCGCTCTTTGCCCAATTGCAACCAGAACAACTGGCAAATCTGCAACCGCACAGTGTAATTCGATCGTACCAGACAGGAGAACGGATCGTGGAAGCAGGCGATCACTTGCCTGCGCGTCTGTATGCCCTGCTTGATGGACTATTGCGCGTTTCCAAAATCGCTACTACGGGTAAGGAAACGATTTTCCGCACCCTGACCCCTGGCGATATCTTTGCGGCTCCAGCCCTGTTTGGTAAGTACTGTTTGAAGACCTGCCGCATCGTTAGCAGGCGATCGCGGATCTGGGGATGGATTAACCCATTCCAAAAAAATTGCACCGCAGACACCCATCCCTCATCCTGA